GGATTGAAGAAAAGGAAGTGATCAAAGGAGGAATCATCATACCGGACACGGCGAAAGAGAAGCCGATGGAAGGCGAGGTGATCGCAGTGGGACCGGGGAAAATGCTGGATGACGGCAAGCGGTCGCCCATGGACGTGAAGCCGGGCGATCGGATTTTGTTCGGAAAGTACGCCGGATCCGAAATCAAGATCGATGACCAGGACTATGTCATCATGCGCGAGGAGGAGATCCTTGCGGTACTCACCAAGGGTAAGTAGTCGAGCTGCCAAACTGAATGAAACCAAGGAAAGAAAAGGAGTAAGGAACTGATGGCTAAAGAGATCGTGCACGGTGAGAAATCGCGCCAGGCTCTGCTGAGCGGCGTGAATCAGCTGGCGGACGCCGTAAAGATCACGCTGGGGCCAAGGGGCCGGAACGTGGTACTGGACAAGAAATTCGGATCCCCCGTGATCACGAAGGACGGGGTGACGGTCGCCAAAGAGATCGAGCTGAAGGAAGGCTTCGAGAACATGGGCGCGCAGATGGTGCGTGAGGTCGCGTCGA
This window of the Terriglobia bacterium genome carries:
- the groES gene encoding co-chaperone GroES, with translation MKVRPLHDRVLLKRIEEKEVIKGGIIIPDTAKEKPMEGEVIAVGPGKMLDDGKRSPMDVKPGDRILFGKYAGSEIKIDDQDYVIMREEEILAVLTKGK
- the groEL gene encoding chaperonin GroEL (60 kDa chaperone family; promotes refolding of misfolded polypeptides especially under stressful conditions; forms two stacked rings of heptamers to form a barrel-shaped 14mer; ends can be capped by GroES; misfolded proteins enter the barrel where they are refolded when GroES binds; many bacteria have multiple copies of the groEL gene which are active under different environmental conditions; the B.japonicum protein in this cluster is expressed constitutively; in Rhodobacter, Corynebacterium and Rhizobium this protein is essential for growth), encoding MAKEIVHGEKSRQALLSGVNQLADAVKITLGPRGRNVVLDKKFGSPVITKDGVTVAKEIELKEGFENMGAQMVREVAS